A DNA window from Vanessa cardui chromosome 16, ilVanCard2.1, whole genome shotgun sequence contains the following coding sequences:
- the LOC124536225 gene encoding uncharacterized protein LOC124536225 isoform X1 — protein sequence MRWFIFCCVLLLTIANISADWSWGGDDNTKNDNINKSTELLQGEEIIDAQDKHFNTNGTVLDDIVDELVSSKQGRSLSGFDDVYSDPTIKEALDAGDDREARNLIKGRLCTLGLIQCEDDESQEKRTYVSPDELIYAQPVDIKPIGKPVASIAIRGPPRAYGPPKPMHYPPRPQKYPPKRPNYNGNGRPGFADKYGVAGNNYQFSQSSGSYNGYEGNYVTKPPSYANNEPYNFEHSKPSYNKVPSNTNTNTKTEIVQQHVHHHYVHGDTDKEPKVIIKPVAIPVGSVGHLASQVHAQESSDIITSSGGDFNSVTSGGFRPMTGSFTSNSKPIYETDTIYGSQFSHNNYNKGGLNIQNQGLPNQFSNNAFDDQRYGNSLGSYASQSGEFYKKELNVGSSNNLYNQGPATFGQNNLYQQNYHEAKAQGFECVCVNYDQCPSQEIIGRRDDLYLPIDPRNKGSEITALTEEQLDNLNKTTSETDTKQNVTEIKKISKRDVSELKDKEEAKEIEPRLLGFAGGNGGNSNKQVQPTFGVSFGLPQPSNGYPINPYNSNPLHNPYGPALNGGGLNLGLLSVNPLLAIQVTKNDYGEKLIKPFVNLHVTPNEHVINKLGHLFHEKKQYLLNKHEHYHHYNPYFNQHVHRPYTHTPPFNSEHYGINRPPIYSPHHSYYQNNHYRINPQHLPEAPHDNDDYYDDDNDNHYFDQNPNYNYENYGFGRSANFSENNRDNTYANRYAYSRSLTIPSNPGANRGGQTIRFPQSRKKRDVITDVPKTKNIEERQGYFGRPQIPQCQQNQVCCRRPLRPQASNRGQCGIRHSQGVNGRIKTPSYVDGDSEFGEYPWQAAILKKDPKESVYVCGGTLIDGLHIMTAAHCIKSYKGFELRVRLGEWDVNHDVEFYPYIERDVISVHVHPQYYAGTLDNDLAILKLEHPVDWTKYPHISPACLPDKYTEYGGQRCWTTGWGKDAFGSNGKYQNILKEVDVPILPHGQCQQQLRQTRLGYNYELNPGFICAGGEEGKDACKGDGGGPLVCERSGTWQLVGVVSWGIGCGQPGVPGVYVKVAHYLDWISQITGKFSHY from the exons ATGCGGTGgtttatattttgttgtgtTCTGCTATTAACAATAGCGAATATATCAGCCGATTGGTCTTGGGGTGGAGACGACAATACAAAAAATGATAACATCAACAAGTCGACGGAGTTACTACAAGGCGAAGAAATAATTGATGCACAAGACAAACATTTTAACACAAATGGTACAGTTCTTGACGATATCGTTGATGAATTAGTAAGCAGCAAACAAGGCCGAAGCTTAAGTGGTTTTGATGATGTATATAGTGATCCAACTATTAAAGAAGCATTAGATGCCGGAGACGACAGAGAAgcaagaaatttaataaaaggtcGTCTATGCACATTAGGACTTATACAG TGTGAAGATGATGAGTCTCAAGAAAAAAGGACATACGTTTCACCGGATGAACTGATTTATGCGCAGCCTGTAGACATTAAGCCTATTGGAAAACCCGTAGCCTCCATAGCGATACGAGGACCACCTAGAGCTTATGGACCACCCAAACCCATGCATTATCCTCCGCGTCCTCAAAAGTATCCGCCAAAGAGACCAAACTACAATGGAAATGGACGACCCGGTTTCGCTGACAAATATGGTGTCGCTGGAAATAATTACCAATTTTCTCAAAGCAGTGGTTCATACAATGGATATGAGGGAAATTATGTAACTAAGCCACCAAGCTACGCAAATAATGAACCATATAATTTTGAACATTCAAAGCCTTCTTACAACAAAGTACCTTCAAATACAAACACAAACACCAAAACTGAAATTGTCCAGCAACACGTTCATCATCACTATGTCCACGGTGATACCGATAAGGAACctaaagttattataaaaccAGTGGCTATACCAGTTGGATCTGTAGGACATTTAGCATCTCAAGTACACGCACAAGAATCTTCTGACATAATTACATCATCGGGAGGAGACTTTAATTCCGTAACATCAGGCGGATTTAGACCTATGACTGGTAGTTTTACTTCCAATAGCAAACCAATTTATGAAACAGATACCATATACGGATCACAATTCAGCCACAATAACTACAATAAAGGAGGTCTCAATATTCAAAATCAAGGGTTACCGAACCAATTTAGTAACAATGCTTTTGATGATCAGCGATATGGTAATTCTTTAGGTTCGTATGCTTCTCAAAGTGgagaattttacaaaaaagaattaaatgtcGGGTCTAGTAATAATCTGTACAATCAAGGCCCTGCTACATTTggacaaaataatctttatcaaCAAAACTATCATGAAGCTAAGGCACAAGGCTTTGAATGTGTTTGTGTAAATTACGACCAATGTCCAAGCCAGGAAATAATTGGCCGCAGAGATGACTTATATTTGCCTATTGACCCACGTAACAAGGGCAGTGAAATTACAGCACTGACGGAAGAACAATTGgacaatttaaacaaaaccacaTCTGAGACAGATACTAAACAAAACGtaactgaaattaaaaagatCAGTAAAAGAGACGTTAGTGAGCTGAAAGACAAGGAAGAAGCAAAAGAAATTGAACCG CGCCTCCTCGGGTTTGCTGGTGGAAATGGCGGTAATAGCAACAAACAAGTTCAGCCCACGTTTGGTGTCTCTTTTGGGTTGCCCCAGCCTTCTAATGGATATCCAATTAATCCCTACAATTCTAATCCTTTACACAATCCATATGGTCCTGCCTTGAACGGAGGTGGTCTAAATCTAGGACTACTATCTGTTAATCCACTATTAGCCATTCAAGTAACGAAAAATGATTATggagaaaaattaataaaaccatttGTAAATTTACATGTTACACCAAACGaacatgtaattaataaattagggCATTTGTTTCACGAGAAAAAACAATATCTTTTAAACAAACATGAACATTATCACCATTACAATCCATATTTCAACCAACATGTACATAGACCGTACACACATACTCCTCCTTTTAATTCTGAACATTATGGTATTAATAGGCCCCCAATTTACTCCCCACATCATTCCTATTATCAAAATAACCATTACCGTATAAACCCACAACATTTGCCTGAAGCACCGCATGATAACGATGATTACTATGACGACGATAATGATAATCATTACTTCGATCAAAATCCGAACTATAATTATGAAAACTATGGCTTTGGAAGATCGGCTAACTTTAGTGAAAATAATAGAGACAATACTTATGCCAATCGGTATGCATATTCACGTTCCCTTACCATTCCCTCCAATCCTGGGGCTAACCGGGGAGGCCAAACCATTCGTTTTCCTCAGTCGAGAAAGAAAAGGGATGTCATCACAGATGTACCTAAAACCAAAAACATAGAAGAG cgTCAAGGTTACTTTGGTCGCCCGCAAATTCCTCAATGTCAACAAAACCAAGTATGCTGCCGCCGCCCTCTTCGTCCCCAAGCCTCAAATCGCGGTCAGTGTGGAATAAGACATTCTCAAGGTGTTAATGGAAGAATCAAAACTCCTTCTTACGTAGACGGTGACAGTGAATTTGGCGAATACCCTTGGCAAGCCGCTATTTTAAAGAAAGATCCTAAGGAATCGGTTTATGTTTGTGGTGGAACACTTATTGACGGACTCCATATTATGACCGCAGCTCATTGCATAAAATC atacAAAGGATTCGAGTTGCGAGTGCGGTTAGGAGAATGGGATGTAAATCATGATGTTGAATTCTACCCTTACATCGAAAGAGACGTAATTTCTGTACATGTACATCCGCAGTACTACGCTGGAACGTTAGATAACGATCttgctattttaaaattggagcaCCCTGTTGACTGGACCAAATATCCTCACATCAGTCCCGCTTGCCTTCCGGATAAATACACCGAGTATGGTGGACAAAGATGTTGGACTACCGGATGGGGAAAGGATGCCTTTGGTTCAAATGGAAAGTACCAAAATATACTGAAAGAAGTTGATGTGCCAATACTGCCTCATGGACAATGTCAACAACAATTACGACAGACACGATTAGGGTACAACTATGAGCTTAACCCTGGATTCATTTGTGCCGGCGGTGAAGAGGGCAAAGATGCCTGCAAAGGCGACGGTGGTGGTCCCCTTGTGTGCGAACGCAGTGGCACCTGGCAATTGGTCGGCGTTGTGTCGTGGGGTATTGGTTGTGGGCAACCAGGCGTACCAGGTGTATACGTGAAAGTTGCTCACTATCTAGACTGGATCTCACAAATTACTGGAAAGTTTTCACATTATTAG
- the LOC124536225 gene encoding uncharacterized protein LOC124536225 isoform X2, which translates to MRWFIFCCVLLLTIANISADWSWGGDDNTKNDNINKSTELLQGEEIIDAQDKHFNTNGTVLDDIVDELVSSKQGRSLSGFDDVYSDPTIKEALDAGDDREARNLIKGRLCTLGLIQCEDDESQEKRTYVSPDELIYAQPVDIKPIGKPVASIAIRGPPRAYGPPKPMHYPPRPQKYPPKRPNYNGNGRPGFADKYGVAGNNYQFSQSSGSYNGYEGNYVTKPPSYANNEPYNFEHSKPSYNKVPSNTNTNTKTEIVQQHVHHHYVHGDTDKEPKVIIKPVAIPVGSVGHLASQVHAQESSDIITSSGGDFNSVTSGGFRPMTGSFTSNSKPIYETDTIYGSQFSHNNYNKGGLNIQNQGLPNQFSNNAFDDQRYGNSLGSYASQSGEFYKKELNVGSSNNLYNQGPATFGQNNLYQQNYHEAKAQGFECVCVNYDQCPSQEIIGRRDDLYLPIDPRNKGSEITALTEEQLDNLNKTTSETDTKQNVTEIKKISKRDVSELKDKEEAKEIEPRQGYFGRPQIPQCQQNQVCCRRPLRPQASNRGQCGIRHSQGVNGRIKTPSYVDGDSEFGEYPWQAAILKKDPKESVYVCGGTLIDGLHIMTAAHCIKSYKGFELRVRLGEWDVNHDVEFYPYIERDVISVHVHPQYYAGTLDNDLAILKLEHPVDWTKYPHISPACLPDKYTEYGGQRCWTTGWGKDAFGSNGKYQNILKEVDVPILPHGQCQQQLRQTRLGYNYELNPGFICAGGEEGKDACKGDGGGPLVCERSGTWQLVGVVSWGIGCGQPGVPGVYVKVAHYLDWISQITGKFSHY; encoded by the exons ATGCGGTGgtttatattttgttgtgtTCTGCTATTAACAATAGCGAATATATCAGCCGATTGGTCTTGGGGTGGAGACGACAATACAAAAAATGATAACATCAACAAGTCGACGGAGTTACTACAAGGCGAAGAAATAATTGATGCACAAGACAAACATTTTAACACAAATGGTACAGTTCTTGACGATATCGTTGATGAATTAGTAAGCAGCAAACAAGGCCGAAGCTTAAGTGGTTTTGATGATGTATATAGTGATCCAACTATTAAAGAAGCATTAGATGCCGGAGACGACAGAGAAgcaagaaatttaataaaaggtcGTCTATGCACATTAGGACTTATACAG TGTGAAGATGATGAGTCTCAAGAAAAAAGGACATACGTTTCACCGGATGAACTGATTTATGCGCAGCCTGTAGACATTAAGCCTATTGGAAAACCCGTAGCCTCCATAGCGATACGAGGACCACCTAGAGCTTATGGACCACCCAAACCCATGCATTATCCTCCGCGTCCTCAAAAGTATCCGCCAAAGAGACCAAACTACAATGGAAATGGACGACCCGGTTTCGCTGACAAATATGGTGTCGCTGGAAATAATTACCAATTTTCTCAAAGCAGTGGTTCATACAATGGATATGAGGGAAATTATGTAACTAAGCCACCAAGCTACGCAAATAATGAACCATATAATTTTGAACATTCAAAGCCTTCTTACAACAAAGTACCTTCAAATACAAACACAAACACCAAAACTGAAATTGTCCAGCAACACGTTCATCATCACTATGTCCACGGTGATACCGATAAGGAACctaaagttattataaaaccAGTGGCTATACCAGTTGGATCTGTAGGACATTTAGCATCTCAAGTACACGCACAAGAATCTTCTGACATAATTACATCATCGGGAGGAGACTTTAATTCCGTAACATCAGGCGGATTTAGACCTATGACTGGTAGTTTTACTTCCAATAGCAAACCAATTTATGAAACAGATACCATATACGGATCACAATTCAGCCACAATAACTACAATAAAGGAGGTCTCAATATTCAAAATCAAGGGTTACCGAACCAATTTAGTAACAATGCTTTTGATGATCAGCGATATGGTAATTCTTTAGGTTCGTATGCTTCTCAAAGTGgagaattttacaaaaaagaattaaatgtcGGGTCTAGTAATAATCTGTACAATCAAGGCCCTGCTACATTTggacaaaataatctttatcaaCAAAACTATCATGAAGCTAAGGCACAAGGCTTTGAATGTGTTTGTGTAAATTACGACCAATGTCCAAGCCAGGAAATAATTGGCCGCAGAGATGACTTATATTTGCCTATTGACCCACGTAACAAGGGCAGTGAAATTACAGCACTGACGGAAGAACAATTGgacaatttaaacaaaaccacaTCTGAGACAGATACTAAACAAAACGtaactgaaattaaaaagatCAGTAAAAGAGACGTTAGTGAGCTGAAAGACAAGGAAGAAGCAAAAGAAATTGAACCG cgTCAAGGTTACTTTGGTCGCCCGCAAATTCCTCAATGTCAACAAAACCAAGTATGCTGCCGCCGCCCTCTTCGTCCCCAAGCCTCAAATCGCGGTCAGTGTGGAATAAGACATTCTCAAGGTGTTAATGGAAGAATCAAAACTCCTTCTTACGTAGACGGTGACAGTGAATTTGGCGAATACCCTTGGCAAGCCGCTATTTTAAAGAAAGATCCTAAGGAATCGGTTTATGTTTGTGGTGGAACACTTATTGACGGACTCCATATTATGACCGCAGCTCATTGCATAAAATC atacAAAGGATTCGAGTTGCGAGTGCGGTTAGGAGAATGGGATGTAAATCATGATGTTGAATTCTACCCTTACATCGAAAGAGACGTAATTTCTGTACATGTACATCCGCAGTACTACGCTGGAACGTTAGATAACGATCttgctattttaaaattggagcaCCCTGTTGACTGGACCAAATATCCTCACATCAGTCCCGCTTGCCTTCCGGATAAATACACCGAGTATGGTGGACAAAGATGTTGGACTACCGGATGGGGAAAGGATGCCTTTGGTTCAAATGGAAAGTACCAAAATATACTGAAAGAAGTTGATGTGCCAATACTGCCTCATGGACAATGTCAACAACAATTACGACAGACACGATTAGGGTACAACTATGAGCTTAACCCTGGATTCATTTGTGCCGGCGGTGAAGAGGGCAAAGATGCCTGCAAAGGCGACGGTGGTGGTCCCCTTGTGTGCGAACGCAGTGGCACCTGGCAATTGGTCGGCGTTGTGTCGTGGGGTATTGGTTGTGGGCAACCAGGCGTACCAGGTGTATACGTGAAAGTTGCTCACTATCTAGACTGGATCTCACAAATTACTGGAAAGTTTTCACATTATTAG
- the LOC124536274 gene encoding signaling mucin HKR1-like, whose protein sequence is MRSLVVLSALFAVSIAAPSYTSDVLTASALHYQAKVYEPVVETHALYAAPSTVYAAPAAVSHQSRVDVRTSSPTVVAAAPAVIAARTVVEPAVVTPVQTVVAAPAAVSHQSRVDVRSSAPTVVAAAPAVVAAKTYEPAQTVIAAPTLVNVVPSATVYAGGSAVSHQSRVDVKTSPAVVTEQVVEPAYVASPVVEVAPAVVDARSVYVSPNAVYSTGSAVSHQSRVDVKSSPAVVSEKIVYGPSVYATTW, encoded by the coding sequence ATGAGATCGCTGGTGGTGTTAAGTGCGTTATTTGCGGTATCCATTGCTGCTCCATCGTATACATCTGATGTGCTTACTGCAAGTGCATTGCATTATCAAGCAAAGGTTTACGAGCCTGTAGTTGAAACTCACGCATTATACGCAGCACCTTCTACTGTATATGCAGCTCCGGCAGCTGTTTCTCATCAGTCTCGAGTAGATGTGCGTACTTCTTCACCCACGGTGGTTGCCGCCGCACCTGCCGTTATTGCTGCACGGACTGTTGTAGAACCGGCTGTTGTGACACCTGTACAGACCGTGGTTGCTGCTCCCGCGGCTGTATCTCACCAATCCCGTGTAGATGTACGATCATCAGCACCAACAGTTGTAGCAGCCGCACCAGCCGTTGTTGCTGCAAAGACTTACGAACCTGCACAAACAGTTATTGCTGCCCCAACTTTGGTTAATGTGGTTCCATCTGCAACCGTCTACGCGGGAGGTTCTGCTGTGTCCCATCAATCCCGAGTAGATGTTAAGACATCACCTGCTGTGGTTACAGAACAAGTAGTTGAGCCTGCATATGTTGCTTCACCCGTTGTCGAAGTTGCTCCAGCTGTTGTTGATGCCCGATCTGTGTACGTGTCTCCTAACGCAGTTTACTCTACCGGCTCAGCTGTTTCGCATCAATCCCGAGTAGATGTTAAATCTTCACCAGCAGTGGTTTCAGAGAAAATAGTTTATGGTCCGTCAGTATACGCTACGACTTGGTAa
- the LOC124536506 gene encoding cuticle protein LPCP-23-like: MQSLVVFFALAAVACGSIIPLAQPAHHPALVLDPHGRPLDTAEVINARAVHLQAKALEPVGHAAYAPLAHAAVVAAPIAHSAIVAPAVVAAPAAAVSHQSRVDVRTSPAIVAHAAPVVAAAPVLSAHSLAAPWLGHSAHGLVAHGLAGHGLAGHGHYLKKRSLGHIAYSAPILAPSAVSHQSRVDVISSPAVVSHAVAAPVLSHAVAAPVVAHAIAPAAVSHQSRVDVRTSPAITVAAVAPVAHSVVAATPLISSHSYASPLLSYSAHGLGHLLKKRSLGHLFYSAPVVAPAAVSHQSRVDVISSPAIVSHAVATPVLSHAVAAPVVAHAIAPAAVSHQSRVDVRTSPAITVAAVAPVAHSVVAAAPLIHAAPLAHGASHLVHSW; the protein is encoded by the coding sequence ATGCAATCGCTGGTGGTGTTCTTTGCTCTCGCCGCTGTGGCTTGCGGCTCAATCATCCCGTTGGCGCAGCCCGCGCATCACCCCGCGCTGGTGCTGGACCCCCACGGTCGTCCCCTCGACACCGCTGAAGTCATCAACGCTCGCGCCGTCCACCTGCAGGCTAAGGCTCTGGAGCCCGTTGGACACGCCGCTTACGCTCCTTTGGCCCACGCTGCCGTCGTAGCCGCCCCCATCGCTCACTCCGCCATCGTCGCCCCCGCAGTGGTCGCCGCTCCTGCTGCCGCTGTGTCCCACCAGTCTCGTGTGGATGTGCGCACCAGCCCCGCCATCGTAGCTCACGCCGCTCCCGTCGTAGCTGCCGCTCCCGTCCTCAGTGCTCACTCCCTCGCCGCTCCTTGGTTGGGACACTCCGCTCACGGACTCGTTGCCCACGGACTCGCTGGACACGGACTCGCTGGACACGGTCACTACCTCAAGAAACGTTCCCTGGGACACATTGCCTACAGCGCTCCAATCCTCGCCCCCTCTGCCGTGTCTCACCAGTCCCGCGTTGATGTCATCTCCAGCCCCGCTGTCGTGTCTCACGCCGTGGCCGCCCCAGTGCTGTCTCACGCTGTCGCTGCGCCCGTCGTAGCTCACGCCATCGCCCCTGCCGCGGTATCCCACCAGTCCCGCGTTGATGTGCGCACCAGCCCCGCCATCACCGTCGCTGCTGTCGCCCCTGTCGCCCACAGTGTCGTCGCTGCCACTCCTCTTATTTCTTCTCACTCTTACGCTTCTCCTTTGTTGAGCTACTCCGCTCACGGTCTTGGTCATCTTCTTAAGAAACGCTCTCTTGGTCACCTGTTTTACAGCGCTCCCGTCGTCGCCCCTGCTGCGGTCTCTCACCAATCTCGTGTTGACGTAATCTCCAGCCCCGCTATTGTTTCTCACGCTGTGGCCACTCCAGTGCTGTCTCACGCTGTCGCTGCACCTGTCGTAGCTCACGCTATCGCCCCTGCCGCGGTGTCTCACCAGTCCCGTGTTGATGTGCGCACAAGCCCCGCTATCACCGTCGCGGCTGTCGCCCCTGTAGCCCACAGCGTCGTCGCTGCTGCTCCCCTCATCCACGCCGCTCCCTTGGCACATGGTGCTAGTCACTTAGTTCATAGCTGGTAG
- the LOC124536512 gene encoding cuticle protein 19.8-like — protein sequence MQSLVVFFALAAVACGSIIPLAQPAHHPALVLDPHGRPLDTAEVINARAVHLQAKALEPVGHAAYAPLAHAAVVAAPIAHSAIVAPAVVAAPAAAVSHQSRVDVRTSPAIVAHAAPVVAAAPVLSAHSLAAPWLGHSAHGLVAHGLAGHGLAGHGHYLKKRSLGHIAYSAPILAPSAVSHQSRVDVISSPAVVSHAVAAPVLSHAVAAPVVAHAIAPAAVSHQSRVDVRTSPAITVAAVAPVAHSVVAAPLYHSAPLVHAAPLAHGAGHLVHGW from the coding sequence ATGCAATCGCTGGTGGTGTTCTTTGCTCTCGCCGCTGTGGCTTGCGGCTCAATCATCCCGTTGGCGCAGCCCGCGCATCACCCCGCGCTGGTGCTGGACCCCCACGGTCGTCCCCTCGACACCGCTGAAGTCATCAACGCTCGCGCCGTCCACCTGCAGGCTAAGGCTCTGGAGCCCGTTGGACACGCCGCTTACGCTCCTTTGGCCCACGCTGCCGTCGTAGCCGCCCCCATCGCTCACTCCGCCATCGTCGCCCCCGCAGTGGTCGCCGCTCCTGCTGCCGCTGTGTCCCACCAGTCTCGTGTGGACGTGCGCACCAGCCCCGCCATCGTAGCTCACGCCGCTCCCGTCGTAGCTGCCGCTCCCGTCCTCAGTGCTCACTCCCTCGCCGCTCCTTGGTTGGGACACTCCGCTCACGGACTCGTCGCCCACGGACTCGCTGGACACGGACTCGCTGGACACGGTCACTACCTCAAGAAACGTTCCCTGGGACACATTGCCTACAGCGCTCCAATCCTCGCCCCCTCTGCCGTGTCTCACCAGTCCCGCGTTGATGTCATCTCCAGCCCCGCTGTCGTGTCTCACGCCGTGGCCGCCCCAGTGCTGTCTCACGCTGTCGCTGCGCCCGTCGTAGCTCACGCCATCGCCCCTGCCGCGGTATCCCACCAGTCCCGTGTTGATGTGCGCACCAGCCCCGCCATCACCGTCGCTGCTGTCGCCCCTGTTGCCCACAGTGTCGTCGCTGCCCCCCTCTACCATTCCGCTCCCCTCGTCCACGCCGCTCCTTTGGCTCATGGTGCTGGTCACTTAGTTCATGGTTGGTGA